ggtaagctgaggctgtcccaggggctccctctctgcacggcagggacgtgccactttgcttcctcagctctcaggtgtacagtctgtggtcacagatcctgcccaatccctgggctcttgggatccacgaggtggcctgatctcactcacttgtcccagaactacatgctcacttcccgcctaggcccctgacatgggttgaaaccaatctagcccatgtgagcgtggctcaagggggtcccatcactgacctgctctggctccctggccaactctctgatgcatgagggggatgtcagcacagctggctgagcctggctcaggtggggctccaagccacctacctgccattcatccgctccctgccctaggagtgcctggctctccggaactactgctcagtccacaccatcctctgcgctctgcagagccacccggtacgccagctgaaaacaacgtggggagaagtctccaggtgggtgtgcatccctcaaagcacctggtggacccgggactaccctcaggcctaagcactaatcctccaagactcacagaggctggtatcctgggacacagggagaggcgtggactgccgggggcaggggtggggagcaccatctttcagcggccctgggacatgaggactgggtttctgcctcaggatgacatttccattagtcaggcacacgtggcttccaaactacatacttgcccctgtgcaccacgcagcactggacctgcctgggcactccaactctgtaaacactcacacacacacacacacacacatacacacacacaatcgaaacagaagatactaccaggcagggtggatcctctgatctttgttcttaaaccaaaggggtttgatccaccacctcaccattccatccaaatatctcctggttttcccctcacagcagaaaaagtgccaggaaatttcagcgtctttgcacacaggacaaaaaagtcaacagagatgtgcccatgaaggtaaagtgggggctcagggactggggtgagggcttggcaggaggggaaggggtgtggctgtaagggcatcagggcagaggggagcttttggtgtcactgaaagtgtgcttgaaaagaaaacctggggtgtgcctgctaggacaacaggccaagagagggctgtgttcacaggtcgtgggatgcagtcgggctcagagggcaatgggaatgggctgcagcaagcgcagcttggctctcagagggggctgtgagcacccacaggtctctggctcccatgctgttcctgcttcccccaggctgtgaggtggatgcggcagcaagggcttccttccatctgtgctggggccctagaggtcctttggaaaccaggcctgctacagggttctctgttgcagccttccatggggagggctgccaagcctgccccacacattgcacagcttgggaatgccaggggctgagcagtcgagtgggatgccaagcattgggtcttactggctgccctgggagcagaacttctgtcttctcgaggagagaagcaagcagcatgagcctgtctctcagtctgcacagggagcctcatgtgcatccagggaggcagggtatggggtgctgggcctggcttcctctcagggacacgctgaggcacaggtcagtcaaaggatccttagcgcaagggggacctgaggtgggaggggaggccagcaccctctccagctgaggagcaggcacagggaggtgtggtcaatcccccaaagccaccttcccggtgggagctgcatgaatccatacagagcacgttgtgggaggaggggagtgcagggtgggcattataccaatggaagtgagccagacatgcagggctcaaggtggtttgcacaaatgtgggccggtcaggaaaggactatctccctgaacgtgaccctgaccctggcagatggcgatctgcaggttgcccgcccgggagcagaacccccagagaacacagatgcggcagcggctgcagaagaaggcaagtgtgcctggggaggggggggcaggggctcctgtctcccactgggggcccatgtcaagggagcagggccttctgcctcccttgtttgcccacgcccatcaccacagtagctgagagaccccagttgagagaccagagctgagggcctgagctgaagggctcccagcagacttgggcctgagctggggctggcaccccacaagctgacttgttatcatgccatcagggctcccagggttgtccgattctagaggcagttggctggatgcagggagaattgggaaaggcactttaggggcggggagcttcccaatggggaatgtggccagggctccagcagctggggtggagtgcatctcaggggccgggccttggtggcacctgagaacagctgctcaccaccaccaccacctcatggcacagggagccgtccccttccttggcactttcatcatgtatctggataggctggacatcgccatgaaggacttcgtagatgtgagtgaacttgccatgggtggggcaggctccaggaccctgaggcttggggggagggtcctgggctgagctctcagcccccagctccttgctgcccatgtctccggaggcctcacaagctgtcccagggaggagggctcacctgcatatcccctctgagtgcgggagcctgcaaccaggtgcccatccctgtcccccaacggttgaagctgcatagccagagtccctgactgcaaagctgcacaaggtcttggctgagcctgctcagcctctgagttgggtggcacccaagggaaggagagaaattgggcccctgtgaggtcaggcagcacccacatgcctcagtgcacccatccattcccaggcctcactttccctgcctgccatcagacatggtggggacagcagttccctgagcctcagccaccatgtccccttctgcagagctaacagcctgccccagggacaccttcttttccttcctcttacccagaggggagggccaggggctagtcacaggccaggggctgttctgatggactctgccttccagggaaaaaacaacatgctgaaaatgacaaaggtgagtagctctgccctatcttccaggcacagaggggatggaggggtcagagatgccctgggcagaaagcccaggctccagcccatgcgtgtctgtctgctctctccactgggatggatacacacagaaggaggagagcatccctagggaggctgtggctaagggactggaatccaggagaacttccttcctgggcgaggggctgtgtgtatgctactcagaagacagcttggagcctggaagggatggccagggaaggcttctctagctaaaagacccagaggccagccccctgcccctgccacagtgtgcccctccagcagtcccagtgcaggcctgtcagcatcctctctgcccctcttgccccaggagataaaagttctccaagaaatgcagcggctccaggtggcagccagtcaatatactttgctgcgcgacgcagagtttgcactgtggttccaatccatggagaggctcagtgacactaagaggtgagtgctgggcagggattgcgggatgtccagggtggcagatggggaaggttctcctgttgtgcactgaggagagggctacccatggctccttggtcagcagagggccttacccatgggcagtgcggggctccaggactgcggctgcagggcgggccctggagggagcctgagatgagcaagagtgcactcatggctgcttctgtgtcctgcagctacaacctgtcctgcctactccagcccctctgctagaatgtccacctcatcctcaaggccaagaacatcaggccttggagaacatcagcatgactgagtcccccatgcaggcagagagcgggggctgcagagttcatctgtgggctcggggactgcaccgtgacactcgctccgttccccgccgaccaagcaacaacccagtgcctgggagactggcctccctctctcagatgggtggtcacatcatcaccaatttcacggattcctcctagattttcctatgtatatagttcaccatgattagtaccagttggttaggcctttcattaaagtagtatacatggtagaccatgagtgtccttcttcctctttatcccttccctgccctgctaattagagaccattctctagatccacagacaaagacattcatgcagattcgagaggggtgtgtctccccatgcaaggatgccacaccatgagtgctctttcagttctgaggctcctacatggagccccatgctgtctcgtggagagagtccctcagggtcttttctgaagcgcaattcatacatccatcggtatctggcgagaacaacgctctcactgcttctacacttgctcccacgagctttgggagtttgctgcttagggtcctttaggctcagatggtggtcccctctatacagtgttttccaaatgatgtgtgtcaccagtgaccagcaaaatgtcccaagaacacaactcagccctagtcactagagagaattccctgtgagattcagtgggaaatgcacataataaaagtgcacaatcttgggaagccaacactgacaaaaatttcatcgatgtatacatatatatacacagagatttgtatgtattcaggtgaagtatccacctgcagcaaaggcatcccacatgggtgcccgtttgagtcccagctgctctgcttcctacccagctccctgctaatggccagggagagacatacagcctgggagacaggaagtgatatttcaaacacctgggtccctgccccgcaggttggagacacatgctgcgttggagacactgtacttgactcaagtatttggggaccgaaccagcagctggaacacctctgtgtctctgccttccaaccaatgagtcagaattctttcaaacatgaaagcacaggggctgccactgtggcatagcagggaaaggtgatgcctacagtgccgacatcccatggggccgcctgttcgagtcctggctgctcctcttctgatccagtactctgctatggcctgggaaagcagtagggtttggcacaaatggtttggcccctgcacacttgtaggctttcgatcggctcactcccagccattgcagccatttgcagagggaacctgcagattggaggttgctctctcactctcccagcctccctgtcactctgcctttaataaatatatcttgaaaacaattaaaatacaaataatgtactaaaggagtaacttgagccaagaaaaccaaagatcggtctagtggtcatggtaaaacactaccacagaaaccacaggtgctctaaatatatgccatgatcatgggaaagatatctcatgttcctatttagacaaatgaacagacattggacaatgtatgccgaaactgcgaaaatgtacagtttatactgatatggatttgccttctggaagcctgcgattctaggacagggtaggaagagagaacaccgagtaggagccccagtcaaaacgtgcccattgaatagctagagctctccaagaagagcacaacttccatagcttgtccatgttaggtgaatctactgggagacgagcatggggaattgatgacacagcttcctctcctttccctatagccctgagatgcctctacaccacatctccagtgtcctacagatgagcaaacctgggggtggtcctggcgacacctagaaccccacagatccaaaacacttgacaaacgctaagcagaaaaacataccaaagcacgtcccaattaactgctgaaaaccactagcaacaccaaaaccttcaaagatcaaaaatgagaagcttcagcctgactcacaaaatccttgagctgaaagacaatgcatcagtgccttcagaacttgggaaaaaccatttccaacctaaaagtacatacatgttttcaatcctacattacaggacagtaagatcaaagcatagttagagatgccaagcatcaaaaacgcttctgtatgccattgctcagaacctgccagaagatgtgctccagaaaatcaagggtggaggggcctgcaccctagctcccttggttattcctctgcctgcggtgccggcttcccatatgtatgctgggttctagtcccggttgccctcttccagtccagctctctgctgtggcc
Above is a genomic segment from Oryctolagus cuniculus chromosome 6, mOryCun1.1, whole genome shotgun sequence containing:
- the LOC138850244 gene encoding ral-GDS-related protein-like, which produces MKAEDRARVVEHWIKVAKECLALRNYCSVHTILCALQSHPVRQLKTTWGEVSSRKSARKFQRLCTQDKKVNRDVPMKMAICRLPAREQNPQRTQMRQRLQKKASVPGEGGAGAPVSHWGPMSREQGLLPPLFAHAHHHSS